From a single Osmerus mordax isolate fOsmMor3 chromosome 6, fOsmMor3.pri, whole genome shotgun sequence genomic region:
- the mrap2a gene encoding melanocortin-2 receptor accessory protein 2A, translated as MSGFHSNTSVAPDPVYEWRYEYYDDEEPVSFEGLKAHRYSIVIGFWVGLAVFVIFMFFVLTLLTKTGAPHPEGADSCEKRVGATSCMEELAPPASNTDHRACFSRPLLDTSRSLLHCYINEEQQGPGQRPGAGVGGAPQAGHAPGRLGSPEEAGGLGLEGVAVMGNRAERESELLAHFNIPNFVNSENSSSLGEDYLLLGGPPIILEGDCSPNRNRDVVD; from the exons ATGTCCGGATTTCATTCAAATACCTCTGTAGCACCGGACCCGGTGTACGAATGGAGATATGAATATTACGACGACGAAGAACCGGTGTCTTTCGAGGGACTCAAAGCGCACAGGT ACTCCATAGTGATCGGATTCTGGGTGGGCCTGGCCGTGTTCGTGATCTTCATGTTTTTCGTGTTGACGCTGTTGACCAAGACCGGAGCTCCGCATCCAGA AGGAGCTGACAGCTGTGAGAAGCGTGTCGGTGCCACCAGCTGCATGGAGGAGCTGGCTCCTCCGGCCTCCAACACCGACCACAGGGCCTGCTTCTctcgccccctgctggacacctcccgctccctcctccactgctACATCAACGAGGAGCAGCAGGGTCCAGGCCAGAGGCCCGGGGCTGGAGTTGGTGGAGCGCCCCAGGCAGGGCATGCCCCTGGCAGGCTTGGCAGCCCAGAGGAGGCGGGGGgtctggggctggagggggtggcGGTGATGGGGAACCGTGCTGAGAGAGAGTCCGAACTCCTGGCCCACTTCAACATCCCCAACTTTGTGAACTCGGAGAACAGCTCCAGTCTGGGGGAGGATTACCTGCTGCTGGGGGGCCCGCCAATCATCCTGGAGGGGGACTGTTCGCCCAATAGGAACCGTGATGTGGTTGACTGA
- the cep162 gene encoding LOW QUALITY PROTEIN: centrosomal protein of 162 kDa (The sequence of the model RefSeq protein was modified relative to this genomic sequence to represent the inferred CDS: substituted 1 base at 1 genomic stop codon), which produces MSQLTKEELDEQFEQFLKESVSDESVDLGGTGSTHRSSVLDSLGKARPAPKPQKKSAVSVPWWQDEDDSEGGPGRGLLVSGRTFRKSLRRSQPIQEEEEGRPGEEELGPVVSFSRDSLEQEDPLLASGRSGGLAGGGLAGGGLAGGGLDTLEEEEEKARFFARLEGGPSTVDYSRLNRELESTSSTTATTLRNAERVVGLEDREQDEEVESPAASPHYSEDFEDEGSAREDEEQKPLRPAMLARVSLHDSLDSTCEVPPPGERGGSEEEEQERRREARDTADSLEIETALPGSPHTTLLTTHGGQRGSLNVVCAPPPARSYGQSGGSDMEALHEAYRQISLPAEGSGAPSPQLPAPQLPAPPGGRHRTSSPGSPPATTTTSPPGPGAPSGSLRAASTSGSDLPTAEELLRRIMPDTDDSRGFTLQPVSGAELHPSSPGRSGERCSPQTSPRRWASSAPSPDAPSPDPRTPSIREEVSRLMQEGGLWPPDLLSLPGTHQQRQVSQHAALKGPPSAPQRRGRGGGSKPPTVAPRSPGPGRPGAGARVRAKAGAGVRAGAKTGANAGVRPGAGAKPPSTLDQTRTISSSPALSEQTQAPQALRVSGELVASVQSFAAFLQHQIDTGGRQNTADVSRETRERPEGGRRESGWREESRAEERPLVDRVRLQPDQDREEGTARDQLTQQELSSLRQENFLLQSKLRSVEETSRRGRWCVDPSDPLSDKIQLMEKEMNNQEILIQGYHQENEKLYQQMKSLQAQRKVDEEAMFLENQRLLSELALTREQMNKSNMQRTVGNVGVVDQSQRITELLGQIQAAQRVEARLVEETARLKQEKQGLEVDLQVMRRERDQAHTLTSPGEAVXGRQAGWEQEEQEERHREEVCALTRRLQWYADNQDLLDRDTARLKDATAEISKLTQQVEKLKAEVGRSRAVQRQSRAQERAADARRTQDLERQVKELEAILRRRNPNSLPALLYAAAGASGTHDQGGEPPTQTAALLERRVHRLEAELESKDEDAKRTLRTMEQQFQRIKLQYEQQISELERQVAAGTGPSESWETRVRLLQEELGRLQETQQAREQALQDQVHLLQGQLSQRAQARPGPGTQPGPGTQPGPGTQPGPGTTPSLEPGTGPEPGPGTTPSLEQGPEPGSGRGQRSPSRHQRQTEAAQGARIERLTQELAAKTRSVQELTRTVDRLQRERRTMLGGPRPEARAGDPRRPAHPPKAPAVPGEWGEAAFPPTLDEKAYQPTAFAGSHISEVLQEKEALRERLERLEGERLQERLALQEDAALAREELCRLQESSAEQLACVQVVHQGELERLLALEHSSSKLTQLTNHIATQEVVVQHLREQVKDLQSTKDALAVSKLREDALQDQLARLLEDLKQATEAHSPQLRHFLSLDRKIHSMEVRHAQRERELQKVVGRSLPGQQQGEAGEVQAWRRLAQERSRELEVFRLELDSILDILRALQQQGVVIPSPAHLGGAWTT; this is translated from the exons ATGTCACAACTAACTAAGGAAGAGCTTGATGAACAGTTCGAGCAGTTCTTGAAAGAG TCTGTTTCGGATGAGTCTGTGGACTTGGGTGGAACTGGCAGTACCCATCGCTCCAGTGTTCTGGACAGTTTAGGCAAAGCCAGACCCGCTCCGAAACCCCAGAAGAAGTCTGCTGTCTCGGTGCCTTGGTGGCAAGATGAGGATGACAGCGAGGGAGGACCTGGAAGAG GACTGCTGGTGTCTGGGAGAACCTTCCGGAAGTCCCTGAGGAGGTCGCAGCCcatccaggaggaggaggaggggcggccgggggaggaggagctggggccAGTGGTCTCCTTCAGCAGAGACAGCCTGGAGCAGGAGG atccGTTGCTGGCATCAGGGCGGAGCGGGGGCCTGGCGGGCGGGGGCCTGGCGGGCGGGGGCCTGGCGGGCGGGGGCCTGgacaccctggaggaggaggaggagaaggctcgCTTCTTCGCCCGCCTGGAGGGAGGGCCCTCAACTGTGGACTACAGCAGACTCAACAGGGAGCTGGAGTCCACCAGCTCCACCACCGCCACCACACTCAG GAATGCTGAGCGAGTGGTTGGGCTGGAGGATAGAGAacaggatgaggaggtggaATCGCCAG CAGCCTCCCCTCACTACAGCGAGGACTTCGAAGATGAAGGCAGCGCCCGCGAAGATGAGGAGCAG AAGCCGCTGAGACCAGCCATGCTCGCCAGAG tctccctccacGATTCGCTGGATTCCACCTGTGAAGTCCCGCCCCCAGGCGAGAGAGGAGGgtctgaagaggaggagcaggagaggaggagagaggccagggacaCAGCAGACTCTCTGGAGATAGAGACAGCTCTACCAGGTAGCCCCCAcaccaccctcctcaccacacatggaggacagagggggag TCTGAATGTGGTCTgtgctcctcccccagcccggtCCTACGGCCAGAGTGGAGGCAGTGACATGGAGGCCCTCCACGAGGCCTACCGGCAGATCAGCCTGCCTGCGGAGGGCTCCGGGGCCCCCTCGCCCCAGCTCCCCGCTCCCCAGCTGCCTGCTCCCCCGGGGGGCAGGCACAGGACCAGCAGCCCTGGGTCCCCccctgccaccaccaccacctccccccctggaCCAGGGGCCCCCAGTGGGTCTCTCAGGGCTGCTTCTACCTCCGGATCAG atctgCCGACAGCAGAGGAGCTGTTGAGACGCATCATGCCTGACACTGACGACAGCAGAGGATTCACACTGCAAcctgtcag CGGGGCTGAGCTCCACCCTTCCAGCCCAGGCAGGTCTGGGGAGAGGTGCTCCCCGCAGACCAGCCCCCGACGCTgggcctcctccgccccctcccctgaCGCCCCCTCCCCGGACCCCCGGACCCCCAGCATCAGAGAGGAGGTGTCCAGGCTGATGCAGGAGGGGGGGCTCTGGCCCCCGGACCTGCTCTCCCTGCCCGGCACACACCAGCAGCGCCAGGTTAGCCAACACGCAGCTCTTAAAGG TCCGCCCAGCGCCccccagaggagagggagaggaggggggagtaagCCTCCCACTGTGGCCCCCCGGAGTCCCGGGCCAGGCagacctggggctggggccagggTGAGGGCTAAGGCTGGGGCCGGGGTGAGGGCTGGAGCTAAGACCGGGGCTAACGCTGGGGTGAGGCCCGGGGCTGGGGCCAAACCTCCATCAACCCTGGACCAGACGAGAACCATCAGTTccagtcctgctctctctgagcAGACACAag CTCCGCAGGCTCTCAGAGTGAGCGGCGAGCTTGTGGCGTCCGTCCAGTCCTTCGCCGCCTTCCTCCAGCACCAGATCGACACCGGTGGGCGCCAAAACACCGCCGACGTCTCCCGGGAAACCAGGGAACGCCCCGAGGGCGGAAGGAGAGAA tctgggtggagggaggagagcagggctgaaGAGCGGCCCCTGGTGGACAGGGTGAGACTGCAGCCTgaccaggacagagaggaggggactgCCAGAGACCAGCTGACCCAGCAAGAGCTCAGCTCTCTGAGACAGGAGAACTTCCTCCTTCAgagcaag ctgCGCAGCGTGGAGGAGaccagcaggagggggaggtggtgtgtggaTCCCTCAGATCCTCTCTCTGACAAGATCCAGCtgatggagaaggagatgaaCAACCAGGAGATTCTCATCCAGGGATaccaccag GAGAATGAGAAGCTGTACCAGCAGATGAAGTCCCTGCAGGCCCAGAGAAAAGTGGACGAGGAGGCCATGTTCCTGGAGAACCAGAGGCTGCTCAGTGAGCTGGCCCTCACCAG GGAGCAGATGAACAAGAGCAACATGCAGAGGACTGTGGGAAATGTAGGCGTTGTGGACCAGAGTCAGCGAATCACAGAGCTTCTTGGTCAGATCCAGGCTGCACAG agggtggaggccaggctggtggaggagaccGCCAGACTGAAGCAGGAGAAGCAGGGTCTGGAGGTGGACCTGCaggtgatgaggagagagagagaccaggctcACACTCTGACCTCCCCAGGTGAGGCTGTCTAGGGGC gccaggcgggctgggagcaggaggagcaggaggagaggcaccgtgaggaggtgtgtgctcTGACCAGGAGGCTGCAGTGGTACGCGGACAACCAGGACCTGCTGGACCGAGACACCGCCAGGCTGAAGGACGCCACGGCAGAGATCAGCAAGCTCacccagcag gtggagaagctgaaggcggaggtggggaggagtcgAGCTGTCCAGCGACAGAGCAGAGcccaggagagagcagctgacGCCAGGAGGACTCAGGACCTGGAACGCCAA gtgaaggagctggaggCGATCCTGAGACGCAGGAACCCCaactccctcccagctctcctctACGCCGCGGCGGGCGCGAGCGGGACCCACGACCAGGGAGGGGAGCCTCCCACCCAGACAGCCGCCCTATTGGAGCGCCGCGTCCACAGgctggaggcggagctggaGAGCAAAGACGAGGACGCCAAGAGGACCCTGCGGACCATGGAGCAACAGTTCCAACGCATCAAG ctccaGTATGAGCAGCAGATCTCAGAGCTGGAGCGCCAGGTGGCTGCTGGGACCGGCCCGTCCGAGTCCTGGGAGACCCGGGTTCGACtcctgcaggaggagctgggCCGGCTGCAGGAGACCCAGCAGGCCCGGGAGCAAGCCCTCCAGGAccaggtccacctcctccagggccAGCTCTCCCAGCGGGCCCAGGCTAGACCAGGCCCAGGAACACAACCAGGCCCAGGAACACAACCAGGCCCAGGAACACAACCAGGCCCAGGAACAACACCAAGCCTAGAACCAGGaacaggaccagaaccaggcccAGGAACAACACCAAGCCTAGAACAAGGACCAGAACCAGGCTCAGGTCGAGGCCAGCGAAGCCCCTCTCGCCACCAGCGCCAGACAGAAGCCGCGCAGGGCGCCCGAATCGAGCGTCTCACCCAGGAGCTCGCAGCCAAAACCCGCAGCGTGCAGGAGCTGACCCGCACCGTGGACCggctccagagagagaggaggaccatGCTGGGCGGCCCCAGGCCCGAAGCCCGCGCCGGGGACCCCCGGAGGCCGGCGCATCCCCCCAAGGCCCCGGCCGTCccgggggagtggggggaggcggCGTTCCCCCCCACCCTGGACGAGAAGGCCTACCAGCCCACGGCGTTCGCGGGGAGCCACATCTCCGAGGtgctgcaggagaaggaggcgctgcgggagaggctggagaggctggagggggagaggttacAGGAGAGGCTGGCGCTGCAGGAGGACGCAGCGCTGGCCCGGGAGGAGCTATGCAG gctcCAGGAGAGCTCGGCGGAGCAGCTGGCGTGTGTTCAGGTCGTCCACCAGGGGGAGCTGGAGCGCCTGCTGGCCCTGGAACACTCCTCCTCCAAGCTGACCCAACTGACCAATCACATCGCCACGCAGGAG gtcgtGGTGCAGCACCTGCGTGAGCAGGTGAAGGATCTGCAGAGCACCAAGGACGCCCTAGCCGTGTCCAAGCTCAGAGAGGACGCTCTCCAGGACCAG ctggCCAGGCTGTTGGAGGACCTAAAGCAGGCGACGGAGGCTCACAGCCCCCAGCTGAGACACTTCCTCAGCCTGGACAGGAAGATCCACAGCATGGAGGTCAGACATgcccagagggagagggagctgcagaag gtGGTGGGCCGGAGTCTGCCGgggcagcagcagggagaggcaggggaggtgcaGGCCTGGCGGAGGCTGGCCCAGGAGAGGAGCCGGGAGCTGGAGGTGTTCCGCCTGGAGCTGGACTCCATCCTGGACATCCTGAGAGCGCTGCAGCAGCAGGGAGTGGTCATCCCTAGCCCCGCCCACCTGGGCGGAGCCTGGACCACctga